The proteins below are encoded in one region of Rhinolophus sinicus isolate RSC01 linkage group LG07, ASM3656204v1, whole genome shotgun sequence:
- the LOC109451003 gene encoding lipase member K, whose protein sequence is MWQLLAAACWMLLLGPLYGFHKKGKVTNPEANMNISQIIAYWGYPYEEYDIVTKDEYVLRTYRIPHGRGYLRNASRPVVYLQHGLVASASNWICNPPNSSLAFLLADNGYDVWMGNSRGNTWSRKHLKFSTKSPEFWAFSLDEMAKYDLPATINFIVEKTGQERLYYVGHSQGTTIAFIAFSTNPELAERIKIFFALAPVTTVKYTRSPMRQLTNLSRAAVKVLFGDKMFSPHTFVDQFIATKVCNRKLFHRICSNFLFSFCGFDPKNLNMSRLDVYLAQSPAGTSVQNMLHWAQAVNSGRFQAFDWGNPYQNMIHFHQLTPPLYNVTKMEVPTAVWSGGEDRVADLRDMENLLPKITRLIYYKFIPHYNHVDFYLGQDAPQEIYQDLIRLMEECF, encoded by the exons ATGTGGCAGCTTTTAGCAGCAGCATGCTGGATGCTTCTTCTTGGACCTCTATATGGTTttcacaagaaaggaaaagtcaCAAATCCTGAAGCTAATATGAATATT aGCCAGATTATTGCCTACTGGGGTTATCCTTATGAAGAGTATGATATTGTGACCAAAGATGAGTATGTCCTCAGAACTTACAGGATTCCTCATGGAAGGGGATATCTGAGAAACG CTTCAAGACCTGTTGTATATTTGCAACATGGCTTAGTTGCATCTGCCAGTAACTGGATTTGCAACCCACCCAACAGCAGCTTGGCTTTCCTTCTCGCAGATAATGGTTATGATGTGTGGATGGGGAACAGCCGGGGAAATACTTGGTCCagaaaacacttgaaattttCAACCAAATCACCAGAATTCTGGGCCTTCAG TTTAGATGAAATGGCTAAATACGACCTCCCAGCCACAATCAATTTCATTGTAGAGAAAACTGGACAAGAGAGACTCTACTATGTGGGCCACTCTCAAGGAACCACCATCG CTTTCATAGCATTCTCTACAAATCCAGAGCTGGCTGaaaggattaaaatattttttgcattgGCTCCAGTCACTACGGTGAAATACACCCGAAGTCCTATGAGACAATTAACAAATCTTTCCAGAGCAGCCGTCAAG GTGTTATTTGGTGACAAGATGTTCTCTCCTCATACATTTGTTGACCAATTCATTGCCACCAAGGTGTGCAACCGGAAGCTATTTCATCGTATTTGCAGCaacttcctattttctttttgtggattTGATCCAAAAAACTTAAACATG AGTCGCTTGGATGTTTATTTGGCACAGAGTCCAGCAGGAACATCTGTTCAGAATATGCTGCACTGGGCCCAG gCAGTTAATTCTGGTCGGTTCCAAGCTTTTGACTGGGGAAACCCTTATCAGAACATGATACACTTCCACCAG CTTACACCTCCATTATACAACGTTACTAAGATGGAAGTTCCAACAGCAGTGTGGAGTGGTGGTGAGGACCGTGTGGCTGACCTAAGGGACATGGAGAATTTACTCCCTAAAATTACCAGACTTATTTATTACAAATTTATTCCGCACTACAATCATGTGGACTTTTACCTTGGACAGGATGCACCCCAGGAAATATACCAAGACCTAATTAGACTGATGGAAgaatgtttctaa